In Hermetia illucens chromosome 1, iHerIll2.2.curated.20191125, whole genome shotgun sequence, one genomic interval encodes:
- the LOC119661363 gene encoding peripherin-2, producing the protein MPKGSGRKTQSCAFTFLNIFIALEIVLGITAIALNEYFKHTISKHVGHSEGSEIRTLLFFMEVYGLHLIVFYGCGFLIVTKFRREPYTAHLLTLLKIWHIFIFVLSVDGFLTTWVLFNSVQPLMCAVELSLRRGIEVYYSNPEWRIIWDDMQYHQQCCGVESYKDWQTTSWIEYEYEDNMAMYQEEPTETKLLSLTPYSCCKKNIGCLENYIPQASEERMSMDLPTLNLTGINQTGCMFMIQNEYYLALYAELIIAILVFILQVLILLVMRIIFLRSDFCFPLQKVNSECQTTFIVTCPPKDLPESGYCPVPIICPEEDDEPCPRKTGGANARRSPCCCREDECAPLLIH; encoded by the exons ATGCCAAAAGGTTCCGGCAGAAAGACACAAAGCTGCGCTTTTACATTCCTTAATATTTTCATAGCGCTTGAAATTGTGCTCGGTATCACTGCGATTGCTCTGAACGAATATTTCAAACATACAATATCGAAGCATGTTGGACATAGCGAGGGTAGTGAAATAAGGACATTGCTCTTCTTTATGGAAGTTTACGGGTTGCATCTAATTGTTTTCTATGGATGTGGATTTTTGATTGTAACGAAATTCAGAAGGGAACCATACACAGCGCATTTGCTCactttgttaaaaatttggCACATCTTCATATTTGTCCTTTCCGTCGATGGATTTCTGACTACTTGGGTGCTCTTTAATTCTGTTCAGCCATTGATGTGTGCCGTGGAATTATCCTTGCGTCGAGGTATTGAAGTTTACTACTCGAACCCGGAATGGCGGATAATCTGGGATGATATGCAGTACCATCAGCAATGCTGTGGGGTGGAGAGCTATAAGGATTGGCAAACAACATCTTGGATTGAATATGAATACGAGGACAATATGGCAATGTACCAGGAGGA ACCAACTGAAACTAAACTCCTGTCCTTGACACCGTACAGTTGCTGCAAGAAAAATATAGGTTGTCTGGAAAACTACATCCCTCAAGCTTCTGAAGAACGTATGTCTATGGATTTGCCGACGTTGAATTTGACTGGCATTAATCAGACAGGATGCATGTTTATGATCCAAAATGAGTATTACTTAGCGCTTTATGCAGAGCTTATAATTGCGATCCTTGTCTTCATCCTTCAA GTGCTAATTCTGCTGGTAATGAGAATTATATTTCTGCGAAGTGATTTTTGTTTTCCCCTGCAAAAGGTCAATTCTGAGTGCCAGACGACATTTATTGTG ACCTGTCCTCCGAAAGACTTGCCGGAGAGTGGATATTGCCCAGTACCAATAATATGCCCTGAAGAAGATGATGAGCCTTGTCCCAGAAAAACTGGAGGGGCTAACGCTCGAAGATCTCCATGTTGTTGCAGAGAAGATGAGTGCGCCCCGTTACTCATACATTGA